Within Aphelocoma coerulescens isolate FSJ_1873_10779 chromosome 1A, UR_Acoe_1.0, whole genome shotgun sequence, the genomic segment aatgaaaaaaccccaacattctggGCCTTAAAAAAACTTATAATACATTCTCAGGATTTAAGAGTTATTTAGCAAATAATAAgtgtaaataataataattgtcATAGATATTTTACATATGGCAAAAGTAAAAAGAGTTTGTAAATGTATTCACTAACCAGAATGACTTTCAAGGAGAAGGGATCAGTAATTGTTCCCTATGACACAGGCAGGGCAGAAATGCAGTTTCTAAATGTGACTGCTGAGACATGAGAGGCACATGCCCTGATTTCAGATGCtggaaaacagaattttctgcttgcttctttttctcttttcatcagAAGGGGAAGTACTCCTTTCCCCATTGAGTAACTCATGCCAGGGGATGGCAGGAACAGCAAAAAATTTCTTGCTTTGAGGATTCTTACTCTCCATGGTGCCTTTATGTTGGAAAGGAGTctcccaggagcaggctggACATCCGAGTAATGGTAGCAGCAGAGCCTTGAATTCATCTTTCATCTGCAACACTGGGCTGTGATCTTTCGAAGTGGCCAGCTGCTTAGGGCTTTTTAGGCTCACTTATGTACATTCTAAATAGTACTTTCTGTTTCTGGGGCACTGATGCAATGTCTGTCTACTATGAAGCACACTTTCATTTAATAGtaaagcaaagaagaaattaaatctgTACACGATTCAGGTAAAGTCAAGCATGCTAAACAAATAATGAAACAGTAATTAGGGCAGTGAGGGAGTAAAGACATGAGGcaagatgaagaaaaacattCCTAGAGAGTCACAGCAGCAACAATATTTAATTTAACTTGTTTGAGTAAAAGGCCTAAAAATGGAGAAACCACAGTTTTAAttaacaaaaccccacaaatatCCTAGCTCTTCTGCTAGTCTATGCTCGTAGACGTAAGTGACAAAAAATATGGATCTTAATTCACACCTGACAGTATAATATGATGGAGGTATAGAAAAGGGAGGAGGAACTGAAAACTAGTATTTTATGTGGAATGTCTGTGGAGTTCTTGACTTGGGGAATTCAGGGCTTAGCACAACATTCAATTTTGTGTCACTTTCATACAGCAAGTACAAAAGTCTTTACAAACAGTTTCCTCCATGTCTACCACTTTGCTTCATGTTATCCTTGATAGGTTCCAGATGAGATAACTTTGAAGTGGTTTGGGGCTTATATCCCATGAGACTTGTCTCTGTGGCTGCCAAAGGTGGAGCAATTTTTATCTAAATTAGAGGTCACTTCTGTATGACTTGTCTAAATCCAGAGTAGAAGAGGAGTGCTACTCTTTTGGGGATGCCTACAGATTTCCATCTCTTAGGGTgcagataaaaagaaaacttctCTTGAGACTGCATTTCTGATTGCCTTGCTAGGGCATACACCAGAGCAAATGCAGGTGCCGGGAGTCTCTGCAGAGGTAAGGGCTGTGCTGCCTATGCAAAGAGCTGACCAAGGCAGCCTGTGTGTACCCAGAGCTTGTCAGAATGCCACTCTGGGTATCAAACTAAACCAGAACTTGGTTGAGGCTCATATAAGTTTGTGTAGAAAAGATGAATTATGGATCCTTGTATTTCTAGATGCAGTTTGATATCCCAATACTGTTGGTGGTGTGGAATTGGTGTAGATCATGTgcttgtgtttgtgtgtttgtcttagttttgtttgggggttaattttttttttttatgttggaCTCTCCTTCTGCCTTCAGACCTCAGACAAGTGTGCAAATTTTCATTAGGGATGTGTTCTGTCCTAATTTACTCCAGGAATGGGTTTGGTGGTGTTAGGTGCATGATTGGACTCAATTAGCataaaagtcttttccaacctaaatgattctgtgattcctaaCTTTACAAAATGTGTGGTTTGTTAGCTCCACCACAATTTCCATGCCTCACCTTCCAGCAAAACTAACTAGAGTCCTGCTCAAGTGGGATTTTGATTTATCAGAAAATCAGTGATAACAGATCTCTTATTTTCATGCTGTGATAATGGTTATAGCAGACGAGGTCCAGCTGTTTTATAGCAGGGGTGGCTGCCGCAATTACAGTCTGTGTAAACAACTGGCTAGAACCGCAGTTAAAATCGGCTTTTTACAGCAATTCAGACAGAAATAACTATCTTTCAACAGAGCAGCACCTTCTAGTGGTCTCGAGTGAACATGGCAGCTAGCTAAACAGTAAAAATAAGGAAAGCTGAATATGCTAGACAATGAATAGCAATGCATATTTCTGTACACTATTTTTATGATTAAATTGATaatgcatttaaaaacaaaggaaaaaaacaagctgAGTAGAGAAAGCATGTActgaaaaaagtgaaaacatttttcaattGCAATATTTCCtgttcctcccctcctccctgccgACCTACTAGTTTACTAGCTTTTCATAAAGTTACCTTGAAATAGTATTTTTGTATGTTCTACTTGCAACCTACCTACCCTTTGGCTTTCTTAGTAATGAAAATTTGTCTTCATTATACACCAGCTCCACAGGAAATTTGCCATGGAAATGTTACTTCGTTCAGTTTCACTGATCATTAAGGTGGTTTCTCCAGCCAGAGTATTCCTAGTAAATATAGTTTTGCAATATAGTATTTGCTCTGGTTACTTTTGCAAATCATATAGTACCAAATTATTTACAACTCAATTTTTCCTAAGTTACTAGTAAATATAGTAGCTATGATGGTTTAGTCTAGTCTGTGGTCTCTTTCAGTTTGCATGTAGTAGATAATCCTTTTTGAACACGCTTATATAGTGTACATAGTACAAATGAATGATGTGCTATTTCtagaaaggaaaattaagatTAATAAACAGTGCTTAATATGTCATTGCAGGATATTTGTGCATTAGTGGAAGCTAACTATATGAAACATATTTGTACGTAGATTTTCATTACATTTCTATGAATTTTGCAACTGGGAGAAAAAATGTCAAGTACAAAAGCTCAGATTTTCAGGAGATTAAAGGAAGACATAATTATTCACTTTCTGATGCTATAAACACTATAAACATTTTCCTCAGTTATCAAAGTAGGgaacttgacttttttttctgaagaaaattttCAACATTTGGAAACTTCAGCCCAAAGCTGAAATAAGTCTTGTGAACATTTTAACCCATGAAAGCTAATTTTGTATCATTTGTTTTGGTGGTGCCATTATAAAATAGGTTTGTTGAAATAGCTAGTAATTTGGCAAGCTCCATTCCATGCTAGGAGGGCAAAGGGGTAGTAAGACAAAGTtaatggatttttggggttgtcAACCCCTTCTGTAACCACAGGGACAATATTCTGCAAAATATTGCGAGTGCTACACAGTCACTTGTTAGAAGTACGACTGTCTCTAACCGTAAGACTGGTCCAAGTCTGGCAGAATAATAATCAGCCTTCCTGTGTAAGATCTGTGCAGCTTGCAGCCCACTCTGGTTCTAACATAGGACTGGATTAACTGATTGTATCCCTTTTGGTGTTCAGGCAAGTGTTGATCTGGATGCATATACAGGTGCCAGTTGAGAGGTGTATAGCTTATGAAACAGCAGTTTTCACCGAGCCTGGAAAGGCTCAGGTCTACATGCATGCCCCTGTATCCCACTGTGGGCTAGAGAGCGTCTTTTTTGTCCCTGAGATGTGCTTTGTCTTGGTCTCACAAAACCAATTCCCCACTTGTGTTTTGCACTGGAAACACAGACATGCTCAGTAACCGCTGGGGTCCCTGTTTGTCCCCTGTGAGGTCTAGTCACAGCTCCATAATAGACAGCAGAGTTGCAAATATTTATTGAAGACAAAAAGTAAACCCCATGATTaatctgctttgttttctgacTCAAAATTCTTTATAAGTGTTTATTTTAAAGGGCTGTGTAGTAGATACATTGTAAGCAAATCTATttactattaaaaataaacttgtgAGTTGGCTTCACGACAAAAGAACAAATAGTATAGAAAGAAACCCTGATTATTTTGACAAGTTGCTGCAGAGCATCATTAAACTGGTATTGAAGAACAGAGATTTCAACACTGCCCTTCAGAGTTCAGCATCAGCATTATACAGGCTATAAATACTGCTATGTTTATTTTATCTGCTATGAAGTTTGGATTCCAAAGaattcaaagaaagaaaatgtagttTCTGGAGGCATGACACATATGGTGATAAAACATTTAAgctctaaaattaaaaaaataaggagGATCATGAAATTACTTTTCTAGGTCTggcagttaaaaaaaccccaggtttcttaaaaatgccaaaaattctAAAAGAATAAAGAGTGCAAAAATATAAGGAAATGCTTATATGCCTTTTAaccaacttttttcttttttttccatgaggcCATTTAAAGAGAGAATTATTTTTTCACATTAATTTTGTAACCTGGGATTGAGTCACATAGAATTAAAAAATCTACACCTCAGGAACAAATGCAGTAGCATTTTCTGCTGCTAATGCAGCGTTTTCAGTTACTTTCCCActaaaaaaatgttctaaaaTGTTACAGGAAATCAATATCTATTTTTATAGGTTTCCTTTTATCTGCATCAGCACAACTGTCTAAACCTGAAGTAATCACATCAGTAATAGTAAAGTCTAAAATTAAAGTTATATGCTAAATCTCTATAATGAAAATTGAGAGGTGCAGGAAGATTCAGAATTAAGCCCACCTACACACTAATTCTGACATAGCTTTAGGTCTTCCCACATTATCTGCATTTTACAACTCTTCCAAATCAGCAGCCTAAAGTACTGCTTCTAGGTAATAGCAATGACATTAGTGTAAAGCAGAGATGTGCCTTCTGGACCCCCCATGCAACGTTTGATACGGCAGATGGCACTGACCATCACCACCCTGCTCTTGCTTTGGGTAATCCATTGAGAGAAGAAAATGTCAGCTCTCTCCTTGCAGCAGCAAAAGTCCATCCTCCTGTTCTTGTTTTGGTATTAAAAGATGAATGTGCATTCTTTTGAGCAAttctattattttcttctttgagaAATAGCAAGCAATCTTTAAAGGCTGTGTGGCATTTCTAAAATGGCATTTCTTTATCTAAGGAAGGCAGAGTGCTACACATTTCACCTGTGTGCACTCACCTGCAGTCTCTAGTTCAGATCAGGCCCTTGAGACCACCAAAATCAGGTAAGATAGGCTGCACAAGAAACCCAGTTAAAAGACATCTGGCTACAGACGTCAGTCTTCTGACCAGTATTGGCTGAACTGGTGGGAAACTGGAGATCCTAAGTTCCCATTGTCTTAGCACACAATGTTCTCTGTGAGGACATCGGTTTTCTAGCTGGGGCAGTAGCTGAGACCTTGACTGTTACCTTTTGTGACATTAGGCTGCGTTTTACCTCAGACTGCAAAAGCTGAGAACTGCAGTGCTCCCTGATTAAGGTTCAcctttcccagctggaggaAGCCCTATCTATGCTGAGTCATGTGAAGTGGAAGGGACTGAGCTGGTAAGTGCCAAGCTGGGAGACGTCCTGAAAGGAGAACTTGGGAGGGCTGTAGATTTGATAGATCCCTGCATGAGGGCAGCACATCCCATCATCTCTTGATTGCAGGCTCCAGGCAGAGCACAGGAGACTTGGTTGCTCAGAGCCTTGGATGTTCCTTtaaagcaggagcagagaagcTACATTTCTTTACAAGGCAGGTGGTGGATTTAGCCATATCACCTGCCTCTGCTGTGGCCAGCTGTAATATCAGTCTAGGcatattttttctcctgccCAAAGAGATTTGACTTCCACAGATGAAAGCAATGTACAATGGTGAAGTATTTTAATAGCATTGTGGTATTGTTTGTTACAGTTTTTTGCCAAGTGAGATGATTCTGAAGCATGGCAAAGAAAAACTTTGATATCAGAATACATTCATATTGAAGTGAAAACCAAACTTTTAGGAACATCTgaacattattattttaaaaaataagctcCTGCCTTAATAAGTAAAAATTTCAGTAATTTCTCTGTGAGATGAAAGTATTATAAAGACAAATACAAAGATTGCTTTCTTTAGCAACTTCAGGAAATTTGTAGCAAAATTTATGTCTTCAACTTAGAGACTTTTGGTTTAACAATTTTTGCTTACAAAACAATGCTGAATTTACAATAGTAAATGAGAAAGTTGTTTCTCTGACAACAGCTGAGCACATACATAAAAGGTCAAATCTTTCAGGCCATGGTTTATCTTGTGTTTATCAAATGTATTATGAAGGTATTAGAATATCGAGATAAGGTACACAAAAGCTACCTAGACCTTGCAGTCAGTTTTGTAGCCTAATACATTATTACAATATACAATAATGTGTTCAAACTCAGAATAGTTAGGCATTTAACTGGATACCATGTCCTCAGATTTAATCCAAACAAAGATCTGTGAGAAACCAATATTGCAACACACTTTTCATAGTAGAAGATACTTACTTCGGCTCTTGGCTGTTTAGTTTATTGTTCACTTATTGTAGCAAAATGGAAcaagcatttaattttatttgtttatgtCATTCTATCTGGGTAATAttataataaaacattttaggaacattttatttcaaagtaaGGATGTGACCAAGTAAATATGAGCAGATGTCTTGTGCCCTTTAACCATTACTTTGCAGAAAATCTTTGATTTCAATCAGCACAGCATTAGCATTAAATCAGTCTAGTTGaacaaaaatgcttttaaaaagtgtGTTTAATTGATCATATAACCATTTATaatcaggaaaagaaatgtcTAGAATCCTTGTCAGCTACTAGAGTATATTCCCAGCTGAGTATCATGAGAAATGGGAATAGCTGAGGATAAGAGATAGAAGGATTTTTCAAGAGTTTTGTGTCCTGAAGATAGTTTTTTAAAGATTATGCAGTGCTTTTAGACTCATCCCAGGACAAAGGCATGTTGTGTGAGATTTCCAGGCTGGGAGAACAGACAACAGAGGCACCATGGCACAGATGTGTTTTGTAGCAATGCCCTcatctgttttttcccctctgttcttCATTATTCAAGATCAGTTGAGACTAATCTTTTTAGAAGTGTGAGgttgtttcttctcttttctttcccctttttctcttatgtgtCTGAGCATCTTGGGACCTCTGTTATAGATGGCTTTATTGATAGATAATTAATGAGCTTTATAGAACTGCGTGGACACAGACAATGCAGGCAAGCAGACATGGAGGCAAGGATTTGCGTATGTAACACagtttatttcatatttttttgtAAGTGGGACACAAAAAGGAGCAATGCAGGAAAATGGATTGTATTAGCATCTCAGAATCCAAACAGTTTGTCCCTGTTCTGCCAGTGGGCCCAGAACAGTGAACTGAGGAGCTTAGGATACGCACATTACTCAGTCTCACAAAAATGAACTGGAGGAGTCTCCAGCTTGCTCCTCCTTGTTCCCAACAAAGTGGTTGCTGGGGTCCTGCTGCCTCTATCTCTTGCTCATATGTTTGCAGGGGGCAGGGAGGATCAAAGGATGTACAACAGAAATCAGATAAAGTCATGATAAAGCCATAGAATCATGTAGTTTGGGAAAGACTTGGGAAAGATTGAGTCtaaccagcactgccaagtccaccataAGATCATGTCCttgagtgccacatctacatgtcttttaaatatctttgGAATGATGACTCAGCcgtttccctgggcagcctgttccaatgctcaGCAACATTTGGTgaataaatttttcctaatatgcaATCCAAATCTTGCCTGGTGTGACTTGGGgccatttccttttgtcctgtcacttgttacctgggagaagaggctgaccctcTTTGCTACAACCTCTTGTCAGGGaattgtagagagtgataaggtctcccctgaacctccttttctccaggctaaacacccccagctccctcagctgctcctcataagacATGTGCTCCAGTCCTTTCACCAattttgttgcccttctctggacaagctccagcacctcaatgcccttcttgtagtgaggggcccagaagtGGACACAGGATTTAAGGTGTGgcttcaccagtgctgagtacagggggacaatcactgccctggtcctgctggccacaccattGCTGATACAGaccaggtgccattggccttctttgccacctgggcacacactggctcatgttcagctgctgtcaaccagcacccccaggtccttttcctgtGAGCAGCTTTCCATCCACTCTTCCCTCAGCTTGTAGCACTGCCctgggttgttgtgacccaagtgctgGACCAAACCCTTTGCCTTGTTGAGTCTGATATGACTGGCCTtggcccatcaatccagcctgttCAGATCCTTCTGCAGGGCCTTcttaccctccagcagatcaacactcccacccagcttggtatcatctgcaaactgactgaaaGTGCACTTGATCCCCTCGTCTGGATTGTCAATGAAgacattaaacaggactggccccagtACTGAGTCCTGGGGAGCCCCACTGGTGACCAGCTACCAACTGGATGTAACTCcgttcaccaccactctctgggcctggcgATGCAGCCAGATTTCTACTCAGCAAACTGGGCACCAGTCCGAGTCATTACAGACAGTTTCTCTAGGCTAATACTATGGGAAactgtcaaaggctttacaaaAGTCCACAGAGACAACATCCACGGCATTTCCCTCATCTACCAAACAGGTGACCCTGTCATAGAAGGAAACTGGGTTAGATATATACtatttcattgtatttttatCTTCTGAGTTAGCTGAGGTCTGGATTAACTCTTGCAAAAACAGATCTCTGCCTTTTGGTTTCCCCAGTCCTTCCCTGGTCACTAGCACAGTGCAGTAAGTGCTCCTTGATACTCTCCCAGTCCTGTGATGACAGTGGCTGGCATATCTCCATCCTGTGTGCCCTGGACCACACAGCTCTTTGGTAGGGTGATGccaacagaagaggaaaaagcatctcattttgcatttttctatTTGAGTACACTGCACAGTTCAGTCACACTGAAAATATGTCATCCTTACTTAGTTAAATGTGTTTTATGTTCTAATTACCTGACCGGAGTGAAAGTTCTAGCtaatttgttttgggttttttgtcagACTCATGTTGATTTTAAAGCATTTCCTTACTGTTGCCTTAATTTTTCTTGGTACACTGTGAAATACAGGCAGAGAAATGCTAGACTTTTCTTGACAATTTCTGCAATATGCATTTGTGCTGGTAGCAAAAGGCATTGCATATGAATTGTGAAAGGGTTTTTTGTGAAGCTCTGTAATGATTGTATGTCTTCAGCTCACTGGAGGCTTTCAATCCAGATTTTAatcaaaatttttaattttattccttCCAGCTCTGGGTACTTTTGAGCAGTCTTCATTCATACATTTTGTAAGGCAGCACTTGCAAGAGGAaacaaatccattttttttccaaattcaaGAAGTGAGTTTGGTAATGCTTTTTACAATTTCTTCAGACTTgagtgtttctttctttttaacagtttATCTTTCTAATGACACTTGCTTATTATGTAATAGTAACATTAACTTCTATATAGTAGAGATTACCCAGTGAGAATAAAATTAGCTGTTTGAACTGAAAAACAActctttttctattaaaaatctCAAGAAATTTAGACAAGTTTCTGGTCTAAGCTACTGTTGTCTCTCCTGAAAAAGCTTGCACATTAGAAACTGAGTAAAAACTGAGAATTCCTGCTTCCCAGATTATTTGTGCCTTTAAGGTAGATTGAAAGGTGAAAGTGGCAGGTGTTTGATTTTGGTAATACCTTACAGTTTACAAGCTTGGGTGCAATCAGGTGGGAGCAATAAACTCATTTAGCTCAGAGCTTCGAACTAATCACTCCTTTTCTGTCCTCTTCCTGCTGGGATCACCTTTGTTAGCAAATGCATTGCCTTTGTTTCTGTATCAGTCTGAGGTGTACATGTATACGTGTAGTTAATTGCCCATGTATGCCCATTCATGAGTTAAAAAGCTCTCTATGCAGAGAAGCCAATGCAATGTTAATAATTTTCTCATGTTTCCAATAgacaattaaatttaaaaaaaagaatatttttcttttaaagtaagAAAAACGGAAGTATTAAGAAATACCAAAGGAAAGAAGCAGTACTTAGAATGAGGTGAGTACACATAGGTATGCAATTTTTCTGTGGGATTCTGTGAGTGTACTAGTACATCCCAACACTTGTAAAGTGTTTCAGATTAGCAGGACCAGTTTCTTTTCTTGTCGCAGTTacagacaattaaaaaaaaagtagttctaaattttttgcatatatatttAGTCAATGCAATTGAAACATAGAACAAGAGAGATTCAATACCCATGTAGAATAGAATAATTTAGAATAATacatgcaagaaaaaaattatattagaACTGTGGAAATTAAAGAATTAAGACACTGTATGAAGTATAATAAAATCTACTTCGTcatcagtaacttctgaaaataAAGTTAATGTGCTCACTGGTACATGGGCTTTCATCATTAACAAGGTAATGTGTGGAACTTGGCAAGAAAACAAGTCAGCAGGTGGCTGATTATTGGAACACGATTTTTTTGCCCATACAGTGTGATGAAAGAACACATATTTAATGACTCTTGAAGGTGGATGTTCTGATGACTGTTGTGCTGGTTGAATGATTAAAATTCATTATAGTCTAATTAGCTTGGACTGTCCTGAAACTGTGATGCTAAGACTCCAAAGGAACAGAGGAGAAGCACTTCTGTGTAGTGGCATCTCTTACCTCTCTGGAGCTAAAACACCTTTTTATTTCAGACCTTTTCCAGTGCACACTTCTCTCTGTTGAGGAGTTCAGAGTTCATGGCAGAACACGGGCTTCCCTGAAGCAGAACACTATTTACAAACAGCTGTAGTtgcccgggatttgggggaaccCCTGCTGCCTGGGAGAAGGCTTAGCAAAGCTCTCTAATCCATGCTTGTTTATTTAATGAGCAGATTCACTGTGGCTCTGACTATCCTCAGGGACTTTATCttactatttattttttgtttgtttgtttttggaaaTGTGCTGCACTTTCCTGGGTTAATGAGGTTCCACTGCCAGTGGAACTCTAGTGCAAGCAGCATTAAAATGAAGTACTTGTAGAAAGTCTCTCTGCAAATGCTCAAGCAGCCCAGCTGTAAGCATTATGACAGTTATTAATTGCACAATCACAATTGCAGCAGCACTTGCAAACAGATGAAGAAATAATTAGCAGAAACTGTGGGAAGGCTTCTCAACACTGCCTGCTCTTAATCTCACTGTATTTTTCTCACCCAGAATTAAAGGAGCTACTCAGAGCTTTTCATCATTTTTTGTTCCATGTTGTATGTACATACAGATAGAAGTATTATTTCACAATAAATTAGGGTATGACAACAATATTTAAAATGCCAATTCAGTACAGCTAGCAGCTGCTAGTGTTTCTTTTAATGTTAAGTTTTACTCTGCGTTTCTGTGTATTCTTGCTTATTCAAGAGATATCTGTAGAATACAAGAGGCCGAATACTAAATAGGTCTGATgacaaaaaggcaaatgagcagTTGGAGATACAAGTCTTTTTAGACTGGTGTTTAAGTCATTGTTCTCAGGTTCAGAGGGATGTCCCTTACCTTTCCTGTCAGACAACAGCAGTACTGGCATTTGGGATGACATTTTATACTTTTAATTGTTTGATAGAATGTCTTATTTGCTATTGTAAAAATGATTGGGTCAAGGCAACTATTGATGCTGCAGATGATCTCTGTGACTTTGTAAATGGCACTTAGTGTGCTTATATTCTCACAGGGTGATTGACAAGTAATTCTGTAAATTAGTATCACCATCATCATAACATGGTAAGGTGTGAAAGAAACAGCAAATACAATCATAGTAGCTGAAATCAGTAACAGAGGCCTAACAAGTCTGTTCCTTCTTTGCTGACGTTTACTGAGCTGTAGTAAGGCTTTGAGAGTCAACACATAGCATGTAAAGATGACTGAGGCTGGAAGAAGAAATCTCAATACAATTTTGGAGACCATGAACGGCACTGCAAATTGGAATGGTTCTTCACTGCTATCCAGGTAATGAATGATGTCATGCTGTCTTCTAGCTGCAACTGTGTAGTAAATCTCAGGCATCGATGCAATCACTATGAAGATCCATACCCCGATGGTACAAAACATGGCCTTTTCTTTGTCCCACCATGTTAATGAAGTGATGGGATGAACAGCACCTATGTATCTGTCAAAGCTGATGAGTGTCAGGAAATACACACTTCCATAGATATTAATACTAAAAAATAGTCCTATGATCTGATAAAACACTTGGCTGAAATAGACAGCTATCTTCTGGATGTTATAGTATACTGAAAAAGGTGCCATGAGAGTCCAAGTAAAGTCACACAGTGCCAAATTAAAGAGAAATATGGTATTGGTAGTCCATGTCTTCATGCAGTAAACATAATGTCGTAGTGCGAGTATATTGCCTAGAAATCCTGTTAATAAAGTGAAAAGGCAAACCAGAATCAGCAAATAACAGTACCACTCTGGCTTAGGATTTCTGTTGCAACTGAAAATAGTGCATGTACCATTCATCATCTGTCCATGGAGTATGCctgaagggaaaagagagaccAACAGCCTTTAGAATAAAAATTGAGTTGGATACATtgaatttaaaattcaaaaattaTAAGTTAAATTCAGTGCATTTGAACTGGCAAAAGAATTCAGAACATAGTATAATGTACAACCTCTCTCCTCTATCTGAGAAAAATGTAAAGTCTAAGTAGGTAACACAGCTTACTCTACAACATCCACACAAGCCGATCTTCATGAACCTACATGAAATGCTTTATATACTTTCCTCTCTGCTATTTACTGTAGTGTACGAtggatgagagaaaaaaaagcatgcaCTCTGAAGTGCAAACAGTGTCCCTTGGCCACTAATGTGTCTGTATCTATCTTTGGAAAAAGCAGAGGAGGTGACAGAAGGACAGTAATTTCCCATGCTCATTCCATCATTGCTTTGATTGCCTTGAGTATCCATATGGGGCCTAGGGGCAAGTTTAATGTGGGCAGCTGTGCAGTGAGCTGTGACTGAGATCAAGGAAACAGCATCAAAAAAAATGAGGatgaaattctgctttttgtgaagGCCATAGAAACTTTTCCATCTATAGTTCTAGACAAAGTGCTttttttggatatttttatttgattttcttctgtAAATATTTGTCCCAGGATTAAAAGATTTTGCTTATGGTATGGTTAGAGAATATTCTTTTTGTCTAACTCTTTGTGGCCTACTTTGTATCAATTCCCATTATGGAATATGTGGACTATAGATCTGCAGCGTATTTTTCAAAGCAAGTTTTTAATGCTTGTAAAGCCTTATGCTTAATTCCAATGATTTTTTTAC encodes:
- the LOC138100149 gene encoding P2Y purinoceptor 1-like encodes the protein MERKNTAWNLDFCKTDNSNLSKTGILHGQMMNGTCTIFSCNRNPKPEWYCYLLILVCLFTLLTGFLGNILALRHYVYCMKTWTTNTIFLFNLALCDFTWTLMAPFSVYYNIQKIAVYFSQVFYQIIGLFFSINIYGSVYFLTLISFDRYIGAVHPITSLTWWDKEKAMFCTIGVWIFIVIASMPEIYYTVAARRQHDIIHYLDSSEEPFQFAVPFMVSKIVLRFLLPASVIFTCYVLTLKALLQLSKRQQRRNRLVRPLLLISATMIVFAVSFTPYHVMMMVILIYRITCQSPCENISTLSAIYKVTEIICSINSCLDPIIFTIANKTFYQTIKSIKCHPKCQYCCCLTGKVRDIPLNLRTMT